In the Chloroherpetonaceae bacterium genome, one interval contains:
- a CDS encoding DUF3078 domain-containing protein: MQCQLARYVLQWGVALVGIMSVAAAFAQSYREVGRQSRIVQTDTTQQADTLTVVQLVEVRQQLVRAAPPPAFIYEIRPGLSIVQAAFSNWVGGGVNALAWSSNLNVRVQYRQDAWFWEARAVAEFGQTLVDGAFRKTNDLLDLQTFAKLDLGASFGPQFAASLRTQFADGFDFSRSGAPQISGFFDPAYSVQSLGLAYARSDSLRASMGIAAREIFTNQFPNFADDPNTEDIERINIRAGIELYIVWLVELFRSVSFRTRTQLFAPFARLGALEVNQKFTLFLNINQFLDTRFTLVLLYQENLSKRVQLQETLELTISFKISNQ, from the coding sequence ATGCAATGTCAGCTTGCAAGGTATGTTTTGCAATGGGGCGTGGCGCTCGTAGGCATAATGTCAGTTGCCGCAGCGTTTGCGCAGAGCTATCGTGAAGTGGGTCGGCAAAGTCGCATTGTGCAAACAGACACAACGCAGCAAGCTGACACACTGACTGTGGTGCAACTTGTTGAAGTGCGTCAGCAGCTTGTGCGAGCTGCGCCACCGCCCGCTTTCATCTACGAAATTCGCCCCGGACTCTCAATTGTGCAGGCGGCATTTAGCAACTGGGTCGGAGGCGGAGTCAATGCGCTAGCATGGTCAAGTAACCTCAATGTGCGGGTGCAGTATAGACAAGACGCTTGGTTCTGGGAAGCGCGTGCGGTAGCAGAGTTTGGGCAAACGTTGGTTGATGGAGCGTTTCGCAAAACAAATGACCTGCTTGACCTGCAAACCTTTGCAAAATTAGACTTGGGAGCATCGTTTGGCCCACAGTTTGCAGCATCACTGCGCACACAGTTTGCAGATGGGTTTGATTTCTCTCGCTCGGGCGCACCGCAAATATCAGGCTTCTTTGACCCTGCCTATAGCGTGCAAAGTTTAGGCCTCGCCTATGCACGCTCCGACTCGCTGCGTGCTTCGATGGGCATTGCGGCACGTGAAATTTTTACCAATCAATTTCCGAACTTTGCGGATGACCCAAATACAGAAGACATTGAGCGCATTAACATCCGAGCAGGAATTGAGCTTTACATCGTTTGGTTGGTTGAACTGTTCCGAAGCGTCTCGTTTCGCACACGCACGCAACTCTTCGCACCGTTTGCGCGTTTGGGAGCGCTGGAAGTGAATCAAAAATTCACGCTCTTTCTCAACATTAATCAGTTCTTGGACACGCGCTTTACGCTTGTGCTGCTATACCAAGAAAACCTCAGCAAGCGCGTCCAATTGCAAGAGACATTAGAACTCACCATTAGTTTCAAAATCTCGAATCAATGA
- the ggt gene encoding gamma-glutamyltransferase — protein MRKALFSLLAVVLSVQSEAELLAQMRPVSTRKAMVVSAQKLASEAGVAMLRKGGNAIDAAVATELALAVVHPVAGNLGGGGFMLIRLANGEVYALDYREKAPLKATRTMYLDSLGNPSLDRSKIGHLAVGVPGTVAGIIEAHRRFGRLPFKTVIQPAIELAEKGYPLTRYKAEMLNRFAPLFARYAGSRKYFTKGDTSQKWQEGDLFVQKDLAETLKRIRDKGRDGFYKGKTAELIIAEMKRGGGLITQEDLDKYEAKWREPIKGSYRGYEIYSMPPPSAGGIGLVQLLSLVEPYNLKEMGFQSSETIHLFAEAMRRVYADRLLLGDPDFVKMPVQELLSKAYLKERWKSFSPDTVTPSTMISSGKPLAIESMETTHYSVVDAEGNAVATTTTLNGAFGSFVAVEGAGFLLNNEMDDFSLKPGMQNPGLLGYAGLMGSEANAIMPEKRMLSSMSPTILTKNGKLFMVIGTPGGATIITQVFQVITNVIDFGMNIQEAVSAKRIHHQWLPDELRYEKDALRKDVIRALERRGWKLRELPSYYGAADGILVGDDGWLYGGADPRNEDAAVGF, from the coding sequence ATGCGCAAAGCGCTTTTTTCTCTTTTAGCGGTTGTGCTCTCTGTGCAAAGTGAGGCGGAGCTTTTGGCACAGATGCGCCCTGTGAGCACACGCAAAGCGATGGTGGTCTCCGCACAAAAGCTGGCGTCAGAAGCAGGTGTAGCGATGCTGCGTAAAGGCGGCAATGCAATTGATGCAGCCGTGGCAACGGAACTGGCACTGGCAGTTGTGCACCCCGTTGCAGGTAACTTGGGCGGCGGCGGATTTATGCTAATTCGCTTGGCAAATGGCGAGGTCTATGCCCTTGATTATCGTGAGAAAGCCCCGCTGAAAGCCACACGCACCATGTATCTGGATAGCTTGGGCAATCCGTCGCTAGATCGAAGCAAAATTGGGCACTTAGCAGTGGGCGTGCCGGGCACTGTCGCAGGCATCATAGAGGCACATCGGCGCTTTGGCAGACTGCCATTCAAAACCGTGATTCAACCAGCAATTGAGCTTGCAGAGAAAGGGTATCCACTCACGCGCTACAAAGCCGAGATGTTAAATCGCTTTGCGCCACTCTTTGCACGCTACGCTGGCTCACGCAAGTATTTTACCAAAGGCGATACCAGTCAAAAGTGGCAAGAAGGCGACCTATTTGTGCAGAAAGATTTGGCTGAAACTTTGAAGCGCATTCGCGACAAAGGTCGAGATGGCTTCTACAAAGGCAAGACGGCAGAACTCATCATTGCGGAAATGAAACGAGGAGGCGGGCTTATCACGCAAGAGGATTTGGATAAGTATGAAGCTAAATGGCGTGAGCCTATCAAAGGCTCATATCGTGGTTACGAGATTTATTCCATGCCACCGCCGAGCGCAGGCGGCATTGGGCTGGTGCAGTTGCTCTCGCTGGTAGAACCCTACAACCTCAAAGAAATGGGCTTTCAAAGCTCAGAGACAATTCACTTGTTTGCAGAAGCTATGCGGCGTGTCTATGCCGATAGACTCCTCTTAGGCGACCCTGATTTTGTCAAAATGCCCGTCCAAGAGCTGCTCAGTAAAGCCTACCTCAAAGAACGATGGAAGTCCTTCTCGCCCGATACGGTTACACCAAGCACGATGATTTCCAGTGGCAAACCGTTAGCGATTGAGTCCATGGAAACCACGCATTACTCAGTGGTAGATGCCGAAGGAAATGCTGTAGCAACGACCACGACGCTCAATGGCGCATTCGGCTCGTTTGTAGCAGTCGAGGGTGCAGGGTTTCTGCTCAACAATGAAATGGACGATTTTAGTCTCAAGCCCGGCATGCAAAATCCCGGTTTATTGGGTTACGCAGGTCTGATGGGTAGTGAAGCTAATGCAATCATGCCTGAGAAACGAATGCTAAGCTCAATGTCACCCACGATTCTGACCAAAAATGGCAAACTCTTTATGGTCATCGGCACACCGGGCGGTGCGACCATTATCACACAAGTCTTTCAAGTGATTACCAATGTGATTGACTTTGGAATGAACATTCAAGAAGCTGTAAGCGCTAAGCGCATTCATCACCAGTGGCTACCTGATGAGCTGCGCTACGAAAAAGATGCGCTGCGTAAAGATGTAATTCGGGCGCTGGAACGGCGTGGTTGGAAACTGCGTGAGCTACCGTCTTACTACGGCGCTGCAGATGGAATTCTGGTCGGTGATGACGGGTGGCTGTATGGTGGCGCTGACCCCCGAAATGAAGATGCAGCAGTTGGTTTTTAG
- the serS gene encoding serine--tRNA ligase, with protein sequence MIDLRLIREAPEKVKAMLVARQMASEQAKVDELLALDQRRRTLVAEADSLRALRNKVSDEIATIKKNKGNADDKIAEMKKVSDKITELDAEIRANETAQEAILLNLPNMLHESVPLGKDASENVVCKEVLEWRREFDFEPKDHLQLGRSLGILDFERGAKVTGAGFPVYVGKGATLERALINFMLDLHISKHGYKEVFPPFFVNQASLRGTGQFPKFVGQVYRVGYDEQERYEESGLQLFAIPTAEVPVTNLHRDEILRAKDLPIKYVAYSACFRSEAGSYGRDVKGFLRVHQFNKVELVKFTLPETSYEELESLRADAEAVLQALKIPYRVVLLCSGDIGANAAKCYDLEVWSPAEKRFLEASSCSNFEDYQARRANIRFKRDEKSKPEFVHTLNGSGLATSRLMVSLLENYQTKDGKVVVPDVLRPYTHFELID encoded by the coding sequence ATGATTGACCTGAGGCTCATTCGCGAAGCCCCCGAGAAAGTCAAAGCAATGTTAGTGGCGCGCCAAATGGCAAGTGAGCAAGCAAAAGTCGATGAGCTTCTGGCATTAGACCAGCGCCGCCGCACGCTGGTCGCTGAAGCGGATTCACTAAGAGCACTACGCAACAAAGTCTCCGATGAAATCGCCACCATCAAGAAAAATAAAGGCAATGCAGACGATAAGATTGCAGAAATGAAGAAAGTCTCTGACAAAATCACAGAGCTGGATGCGGAGATTCGTGCTAATGAGACAGCACAAGAAGCCATCTTGCTAAACCTGCCAAATATGCTGCACGAAAGCGTGCCGCTAGGCAAAGATGCCAGCGAGAATGTCGTCTGTAAGGAGGTGCTGGAGTGGCGGCGTGAGTTCGACTTTGAGCCGAAAGACCACTTGCAACTGGGAAGGTCATTAGGCATTTTGGATTTTGAGCGTGGAGCAAAAGTAACAGGAGCAGGTTTTCCGGTCTATGTCGGCAAAGGGGCAACGCTGGAGCGGGCACTCATCAACTTTATGCTGGACTTACACATCTCCAAGCACGGATACAAGGAAGTCTTCCCGCCGTTTTTTGTCAATCAGGCTTCGCTGCGTGGAACAGGGCAGTTTCCAAAGTTTGTCGGACAAGTCTATCGCGTAGGTTACGATGAGCAAGAGCGCTACGAGGAAAGCGGCTTGCAGCTTTTTGCTATTCCGACTGCTGAAGTGCCTGTAACAAACCTGCATCGTGATGAAATTTTGCGCGCAAAAGACTTACCAATCAAGTATGTGGCTTACTCGGCGTGCTTCCGAAGCGAAGCAGGCAGTTATGGCAGAGATGTCAAGGGCTTTCTGCGCGTGCATCAATTCAATAAGGTTGAACTGGTCAAATTCACGCTGCCTGAAACATCTTACGAGGAACTGGAATCTTTGCGAGCTGATGCAGAAGCCGTCTTACAGGCGTTGAAAATCCCGTATCGCGTCGTCCTGCTCTGTTCAGGCGATATTGGCGCAAATGCAGCAAAGTGCTACGACCTTGAAGTATGGTCGCCAGCAGAAAAGCGCTTCTTGGAAGCTTCAAGCTGCTCGAACTTCGAAGACTATCAAGCGCGACGAGCCAACATTCGCTTTAAGCGTGATGAAAAATCCAAGCCAGAATTTGTGCACACGCTGAATGGTTCTGGCTTAGCGACGTCTCGCTTGATGGTCTCGCTTCTGGAAAACTATCAGACCAAGGACGGCAAAGTTGTGGTGCCTGACGTGCTGCGTCCTTACACGCACTTTGAACTGATTGACTAA
- a CDS encoding saccharopine dehydrogenase family protein, producing the protein MNTVLIIGAGGVGRVAAFKCAMNPDIFHNIVLASRTKAKCDKIAADIQAKLNVHIKTDCVDADDAKQVIQLIEKYQPSMVLNLALPYQDLPIMDACLATKTAYLDTANYEPKDTPKFEYRYQWAYHERYQAAGITAILGCGFDPGVSQVFTAYAAKHHFDEIHYLDIVDCNAGNHGKPFATNFNPEINIREITQNGKYWENGRWIETKPHEIHKPLTYPNIGPRESYLIYHEELESLVKNFPTLRRARFWMTFSQEYLTHLRVIQNIGMASIKPIKYKGVEIVPLEFLKEVLPKPDELGENYTGETSIGCRIRGIKNGKEKTYYVYNNCSHEAAYKETGTQAVAYTTGVPAMIGAMLYLQGKWKKPGVWNCEQFDPDPFMELLPKHGLPWHELHDIDLEV; encoded by the coding sequence ATGAACACTGTTCTCATCATCGGTGCAGGGGGTGTTGGGCGTGTTGCAGCCTTTAAGTGCGCAATGAACCCCGATATCTTTCACAACATTGTGCTAGCCAGTCGCACTAAAGCAAAGTGCGATAAAATTGCAGCAGACATTCAAGCGAAGTTGAACGTCCATATTAAAACAGACTGTGTAGATGCGGACGATGCAAAGCAGGTGATTCAGCTCATTGAAAAATACCAGCCAAGCATGGTGCTCAACCTTGCCCTACCTTATCAAGACCTACCGATAATGGACGCCTGCCTTGCAACGAAAACAGCCTACCTTGACACAGCAAACTATGAGCCGAAAGACACTCCAAAATTCGAGTATCGCTACCAGTGGGCATATCACGAGCGCTATCAAGCAGCGGGCATTACGGCTATTTTAGGCTGCGGCTTCGACCCGGGCGTCTCACAAGTCTTTACCGCTTACGCCGCAAAGCATCACTTCGATGAAATCCACTACCTCGACATTGTCGATTGCAATGCTGGCAATCACGGCAAACCCTTTGCGACAAACTTCAATCCAGAAATCAACATTCGTGAAATCACGCAAAACGGAAAGTATTGGGAGAATGGTCGGTGGATTGAGACCAAACCACACGAAATTCACAAGCCACTGACTTACCCCAACATCGGACCGAGAGAATCTTACCTCATCTATCATGAGGAGTTAGAATCGCTGGTTAAAAATTTCCCGACGCTTCGGCGCGCACGCTTCTGGATGACATTCAGCCAAGAGTATCTGACGCACCTACGTGTTATTCAGAATATCGGCATGGCATCAATTAAGCCCATCAAATACAAAGGCGTAGAGATTGTCCCACTTGAGTTTTTGAAAGAAGTGCTGCCCAAGCCCGATGAGCTAGGCGAGAACTACACAGGCGAAACCTCTATCGGTTGCCGCATTCGAGGTATCAAAAATGGCAAAGAGAAGACTTACTATGTCTATAACAACTGCAGTCACGAAGCGGCATACAAAGAAACAGGCACGCAAGCTGTTGCCTACACCACAGGTGTGCCCGCAATGATTGGTGCAATGCTCTATTTACAAGGCAAATGGAAAAAGCCAGGGGTGTGGAACTGCGAACAGTTTGACCCTGACCCATTTATGGAATTGCTACCAAAGCACGGTCTGCCTTGGCATGAATTGCACGACATTGATTTGGAAGTCTAA
- a CDS encoding exopolyphosphatase, with protein MRVLTRSDFDGLVCAVLLKQVEPIDSIEFCHPKDMQDGKIKVTNEDIICNLPYHPDAAMWFDHHASEAVRNEDITFKGRYEVAPSAARVVYNYYATQGKADKLERFKPIIAEVDKTDSAHLTPEDVTNPSGWVLLSYLMDPRTGLGKQHDYTISNKELMMKLVDWMAQYSAEEIMELPDIKERIKRYKEDEQAFREALLKHSRQDGNVVITDFRNVQTPVGNRFLIYALFPTANISVRIMDGKQGEFVAVAVGHSIFNRTSKTDVGALMARYGGGGHRAAGTCQLPHNQADEKIAEIIEAIKKDG; from the coding sequence ATGAGAGTCCTGACCCGTTCTGACTTCGACGGCCTTGTCTGTGCCGTGCTCCTCAAGCAGGTTGAACCCATCGACAGCATTGAATTTTGCCACCCGAAGGATATGCAAGACGGCAAAATCAAGGTTACAAACGAGGATATCATCTGTAACTTACCGTATCACCCAGACGCAGCAATGTGGTTCGACCATCACGCCAGCGAAGCAGTGCGCAATGAAGATATTACTTTCAAAGGGCGATACGAGGTGGCGCCAAGCGCTGCACGCGTGGTCTATAACTACTATGCAACACAAGGCAAAGCCGATAAGCTCGAGCGCTTCAAGCCGATTATTGCTGAGGTAGATAAGACGGATTCCGCGCATCTGACGCCAGAAGATGTAACCAATCCTTCAGGCTGGGTGCTGCTGTCATACCTCATGGATCCACGCACAGGCTTAGGTAAACAGCATGACTATACCATCAGCAACAAAGAGCTGATGATGAAACTGGTCGATTGGATGGCTCAATACTCTGCAGAGGAGATTATGGAGCTACCAGACATCAAGGAACGCATCAAGCGCTACAAAGAAGATGAGCAAGCATTCAGAGAGGCTTTGCTCAAGCATTCTAGGCAAGATGGCAATGTGGTAATTACAGATTTTAGAAACGTGCAGACACCGGTGGGGAATCGATTTCTCATCTATGCGCTTTTCCCAACTGCAAATATCTCTGTGCGCATTATGGACGGCAAGCAAGGTGAGTTTGTAGCCGTTGCAGTTGGACATAGCATCTTCAACCGCACATCTAAGACCGATGTCGGAGCCCTTATGGCACGCTACGGGGGCGGCGGACACCGCGCAGCAGGCACATGCCAATTGCCCCACAATCAAGCCGATGAAAAGATTGCTGAAATCATTGAGGCAATTAAAAAAGATGGGTAG
- the nuoK gene encoding NADH-quinone oxidoreductase subunit NuoK: MEITLNHYLWLSAFMFTMGVVGVLVRRNAIVIFMCIELMLNAVNLSFVAFSHFLSDLQGQMMVFFVMTVAAAEAAVGLAIIISLFRNRQTVNVDEVNLLKG; the protein is encoded by the coding sequence ATGGAAATTACACTCAACCATTACCTTTGGCTCTCTGCATTTATGTTCACAATGGGCGTCGTTGGCGTGTTGGTGCGGCGCAACGCAATTGTGATTTTTATGTGCATTGAGCTCATGCTTAATGCAGTTAATCTTTCGTTTGTTGCTTTCTCTCATTTCCTAAGCGACCTTCAAGGTCAAATGATGGTCTTTTTTGTCATGACCGTTGCAGCGGCTGAGGCAGCTGTAGGCTTAGCAATTATCATCTCGCTTTTTCGCAATCGGCAAACCGTCAATGTCGACGAAGTCAATCTACTCAAAGGTTAA
- the nuoL gene encoding NADH-quinone oxidoreductase subunit L has translation MHEYVFLAILSPLFGFLICGLLDRLGFVRGVSSREFFTGLLSTLSVVVSFAIGIGLWLELSELPENLRLFVVPIYEWFAAGDLRISLAYQIDSLSVTMMLVVTGVGSLIHFYSIGYMHRDEGFARFFSYLNLFIFAMLNLVLAANMPLMFLGWEGVGLCSYLLIGFWYDRSFEGVGIATTTDAANKAFIMNRVGDFAMLTAMFLLFQKIGTLDFNAILEQKSLLDETHLFWITLLIFIGCTGKSAQIPLYTWLPDAMAGPTPVSALIHAATMVTSGVYLIARLAPLYVMSPATMQLVATIGALTAILAATIALAQYDIKKVLAYSTVSQLGYMFLALGVGAFSAAIFHLITHAFFKACLFLGSGSVIHALHEEQDIRKMGGLRSAMPATSLTFLLGSLALAGAPLTAGFFSKDEILAQTFASGQFLLYGVGLVTAAFTAFYTMRLYALTFLGAPRYSASYHPHESPFTMTLPLWLLGVLSLLGGLLNLPPVITAHGFLHQWLQFPSSPHSLSHSTEWVLLALSSFIALVGLFAAYSLYSKSPVETDSAWRSLLSKKYYIDELYERLFVQPFQLLLVRTSQAVEQTVLENVFSGLGKLVLSLGEALRSIQSGIAQNYALAITLGLMIILSFILVSLS, from the coding sequence ATGCACGAATATGTTTTCCTTGCAATCCTCTCCCCACTTTTTGGCTTTCTTATCTGTGGTCTGCTTGATCGATTAGGATTTGTGCGTGGAGTGTCTTCTCGTGAGTTTTTCACTGGGCTTCTTTCGACGCTTAGTGTTGTGGTGTCTTTTGCAATTGGCATTGGTCTCTGGCTCGAGCTTTCAGAGCTTCCCGAAAACCTACGTCTTTTTGTCGTGCCCATCTATGAGTGGTTTGCTGCAGGTGATTTGCGCATCAGCCTTGCCTACCAGATCGATTCACTGTCGGTTACAATGATGCTGGTGGTAACGGGTGTTGGCAGCTTGATTCATTTTTACTCCATTGGCTATATGCATCGTGACGAAGGCTTTGCACGATTCTTCAGCTACCTCAACCTTTTCATTTTCGCCATGCTCAACCTTGTGCTTGCTGCCAATATGCCGCTAATGTTTTTGGGCTGGGAAGGCGTTGGGCTATGTTCCTATCTTTTGATTGGGTTCTGGTATGACCGCTCTTTCGAGGGTGTCGGCATTGCGACCACCACCGATGCTGCAAATAAAGCCTTCATTATGAACCGCGTTGGCGATTTTGCAATGCTAACTGCAATGTTTTTGCTTTTCCAGAAAATTGGCACGTTGGATTTCAACGCTATTTTAGAGCAAAAGTCTCTTCTTGACGAGACTCATTTATTCTGGATTACGCTGCTCATTTTCATTGGCTGCACGGGCAAGTCTGCGCAGATTCCACTCTACACATGGCTACCTGATGCCATGGCCGGCCCAACTCCTGTTTCCGCATTGATTCATGCGGCGACGATGGTCACCAGCGGCGTGTATCTGATTGCACGCCTTGCTCCGCTCTATGTCATGTCGCCCGCTACCATGCAACTGGTTGCAACAATCGGCGCCCTGACTGCAATTCTGGCAGCCACAATTGCACTGGCACAGTACGACATTAAGAAAGTCTTGGCATATTCTACGGTCTCACAACTGGGGTATATGTTCTTAGCACTGGGGGTCGGGGCATTTTCAGCCGCCATCTTTCACTTAATCACCCATGCTTTCTTTAAGGCGTGTTTGTTCTTGGGCAGTGGCTCGGTTATTCACGCTTTGCATGAAGAACAAGACATTCGTAAGATGGGTGGCCTTCGAAGTGCTATGCCTGCTACATCGCTTACCTTTCTTTTAGGCTCACTGGCGCTGGCTGGTGCACCGCTCACGGCTGGCTTCTTTAGCAAAGATGAAATTCTGGCACAGACCTTTGCATCAGGTCAATTTTTGCTCTATGGCGTTGGTCTTGTTACTGCAGCCTTTACAGCCTTCTACACGATGCGCCTCTATGCCCTCACCTTTTTAGGTGCGCCACGTTACTCGGCTTCATATCACCCGCACGAGTCTCCATTTACGATGACACTGCCTTTGTGGCTACTTGGCGTGCTTTCTCTATTAGGTGGCTTACTTAATCTTCCACCTGTGATAACGGCGCATGGCTTTTTGCATCAATGGCTTCAATTTCCCTCATCGCCTCATTCCCTTTCTCACTCAACTGAATGGGTGCTACTTGCTCTCTCCAGCTTTATTGCGTTGGTTGGACTTTTTGCAGCATATTCATTATACTCAAAATCGCCTGTTGAGACTGACAGCGCTTGGCGTTCCTTGCTCTCCAAAAAGTATTATATTGACGAGCTTTACGAGCGGCTCTTTGTGCAACCGTTCCAGCTTTTGCTGGTTCGCACCAGTCAAGCCGTAGAGCAAACGGTGCTTGAAAATGTATTCAGTGGCTTAGGCAAGCTGGTGCTGAGTTTGGGGGAAGCCTTGCGCAGTATTCAATCAGGCATTGCTCAGAATTATGCGCTCGCCATTACGCTCGGCTTGATGATTATACTGAGTTTTATTCTGGTGAGCCTTTCATAG